One part of the Bacillus sp. FJAT-27916 genome encodes these proteins:
- a CDS encoding NUDIX domain-containing protein: MTSHIRVKACALIIEKGAVLLVEFKDEHGVHYNLPGGGVNPGETVKEAACREAFEEASIEVEVGPLAFVYEYVPHLCHHKYGDTVSLQLIFDCKRKDGSIPRRPEYPDMNQTDVKWIKLKNLKNVVLYPDVKETIILYNECGTGSRLIEEPIERGFSD, from the coding sequence ATGACTAGTCATATTAGGGTAAAAGCATGCGCGCTCATTATTGAAAAGGGTGCCGTATTATTAGTCGAGTTTAAAGATGAACATGGCGTTCATTATAATTTGCCGGGAGGCGGGGTGAATCCTGGGGAAACGGTGAAAGAGGCTGCCTGCCGAGAAGCGTTTGAGGAAGCCTCTATTGAGGTCGAGGTCGGTCCGCTCGCTTTCGTGTATGAATATGTTCCCCATCTCTGTCATCATAAATATGGAGACACGGTTTCTTTACAGCTGATATTTGATTGTAAGCGCAAGGATGGCTCTATACCGAGGCGGCCAGAGTACCCAGACATGAACCAAACGGATGTGAAATGGATAAAGCTTAAGAACCTGAAGAATGTGGTTCTATATCCCGATGTGAAGGAAACCATCATCCTGTACAATGAATGTGGAACGGGAAGTAGATTGATTGAAGAACCTATAGAAAGGGGTTTTTCTGACTAG
- a CDS encoding SH3 domain-containing protein yields the protein MYRKIIVCVAFILLLSSFGFHHSYVTGPFSPKTKSAEAASVTQYKTTANLNLRTSASTKGKIILTIPKGKTVQYISKSGTWYKVKYKTKTGYASSKYLTKVQAKLDVEKMKNLGKSEQVILVTNKTAASNKATIQAFEKTNGKWKRTYTMSGVIGKKGMTSSKKEGDMKTPTGKYTLGTAFYRSTVPTTKLSKKKITADSVWVDDSKSPLYNTWQSKSKTKGQWTSAENMNISQYDVGFVINYNTKRTPYKGSAIFFHVEGKSGYTAGCVATSKSNVNKILSWVKPAKNPVIIMTPEADIAKY from the coding sequence ATGTATAGAAAAATCATCGTTTGTGTAGCATTTATTCTACTCTTATCTTCTTTTGGTTTCCACCATTCCTACGTTACCGGTCCCTTCAGTCCGAAAACGAAATCTGCAGAAGCTGCATCAGTCACCCAGTACAAAACAACCGCCAACCTCAACCTGAGAACTTCAGCCTCAACGAAGGGAAAGATTATCTTAACCATCCCTAAAGGAAAAACGGTTCAATACATCTCGAAATCAGGCACTTGGTATAAGGTTAAATACAAAACAAAGACCGGCTATGCCAGCTCCAAATACTTAACCAAGGTCCAAGCTAAGCTCGATGTTGAAAAGATGAAAAACCTCGGGAAATCAGAGCAAGTCATCCTAGTTACCAACAAGACGGCCGCCTCCAATAAAGCGACCATCCAAGCATTTGAGAAAACAAATGGCAAATGGAAACGCACCTACACCATGTCCGGCGTCATCGGGAAAAAGGGAATGACCAGTTCCAAAAAAGAAGGAGACATGAAAACACCAACCGGCAAGTATACTCTCGGTACCGCCTTCTATCGCTCCACTGTACCAACGACGAAACTATCCAAGAAAAAAATCACCGCAGATTCCGTTTGGGTGGATGATAGTAAAAGCCCGCTCTACAACACATGGCAATCCAAAAGCAAAACAAAAGGTCAATGGACCAGCGCAGAGAATATGAACATCTCACAATATGACGTAGGCTTTGTCATTAACTATAATACAAAGCGAACACCCTATAAGGGCTCGGCCATCTTCTTTCATGTAGAAGGAAAATCGGGCTACACAGCAGGCTGCGTAGCCACTTCCAAGAGCAACGTAAACAAAATACTCTCATGGGTGAAACCAGCGAAAAACCCAGTCATTATCATGACACCAGAAGCAGATATAGCTAAATACTAA
- a CDS encoding 2,3-butanediol dehydrogenase → MKAAVWHGRKDIRIEERELRELRDNEVTVRVAWAGICGSDLHEYEEGPVFVPAEKQDDLTGETAPLTMGHEFAGVIEKVGSSVTKYKVGDRVAINPTLTYGNKPEDMDIYDGFSFIGLHGDGGFTTYANVPESNVYLLPDTLTLQDGALVEPMAVAVQAVKEGDLRFGDTVAVFGAGPIGLLTIIAAKAAGASKVIALDLSESRLEKAKELGATHIINSGKEDPVKAIRAIVPDGVDVTFEVAGVTQTYIQSIDATRARGTMVIVSIFARPIEWNPLHLTNTGVKITSSIAYSPTSFQQTVDLMGTGQLKPQGIITSQIELDDIVEKGFEALTTDKSQSKILVKLSGEK, encoded by the coding sequence ATGAAAGCTGCAGTATGGCATGGAAGAAAAGACATTCGTATTGAGGAAAGAGAATTAAGAGAGTTACGGGACAATGAAGTAACTGTACGTGTTGCATGGGCTGGTATATGTGGCAGTGACTTGCATGAATACGAAGAAGGGCCAGTATTCGTGCCAGCAGAAAAGCAGGATGACCTCACTGGAGAAACGGCTCCCCTTACTATGGGGCATGAATTTGCAGGGGTTATTGAGAAAGTGGGATCAAGTGTTACGAAATATAAAGTAGGAGACCGAGTAGCAATCAATCCTACACTTACATATGGCAATAAACCTGAGGATATGGATATTTATGATGGCTTCAGCTTTATCGGTCTCCATGGTGACGGCGGGTTCACGACATATGCTAATGTTCCGGAGAGTAATGTATATCTCCTCCCTGACACGTTAACCTTACAAGATGGTGCATTAGTCGAACCAATGGCTGTCGCTGTACAAGCTGTTAAAGAAGGTGACCTGCGATTTGGTGATACAGTTGCTGTATTTGGGGCAGGGCCCATTGGATTATTAACCATTATTGCCGCTAAAGCAGCCGGTGCCAGCAAGGTTATTGCCTTAGATTTATCTGAAAGCCGACTGGAGAAAGCAAAGGAACTCGGTGCTACTCATATTATTAACTCTGGGAAAGAAGATCCGGTTAAAGCTATTCGGGCGATTGTTCCAGATGGCGTCGATGTAACCTTTGAGGTAGCAGGTGTTACTCAAACCTATATTCAATCAATTGATGCTACGAGAGCGCGTGGCACAATGGTGATTGTCTCTATTTTTGCTAGGCCTATTGAATGGAATCCATTGCATTTAACCAATACAGGCGTGAAGATCACATCCTCCATTGCCTATTCGCCAACTTCCTTCCAGCAGACAGTAGACCTGATGGGCACTGGACAATTAAAGCCACAAGGAATCATTACCTCACAAATCGAGCTGGATGATATTGTTGAAAAGGGCTTTGAAGCTTTAACTACCGATAAATCGCAATCAAAAATATTAGTTAAGTTAAGCGGAGAAAAATAA
- the glmS gene encoding glutamine--fructose-6-phosphate transaminase (isomerizing) produces MCGIVGYIGHQDAKDILLKGLEKLEYRGYDSAGIAVMNENGVHVFKEKGRIADLREVVDSNVSTTKGIGHTRWATHGEPSCRNAHPHQSANKRFTIVHNGVIENYEQLKKEYLEGVELLSDTDTEIIVQLISKFVEEGLSVEAAFSKTLTLLHGSYAIGLLDEQDADTIYVAKNKSPLLVGVGLGFNVIASDAMAMLQVTDQFVELMDKEMVIVTKDDITIKELDGKVVEREPYTAELDASDIEKGTYPHYMLKEIDEQPLVMRKIIQNYQDESGDLTIDPAIINAINEADRLYIIACGTSYHAGLVGKQMFEKMAKVPVEVHVASEFSYNMPLLSEKPLFIFISQSGETADSRAVLVQTKEMGYKALTITNVPGSTLSREADYTLLLHAGPEIAVASTKAYTAQMAVLTILASVVGKAKGQLGDFQVVKELGIVANAMEALCDDKDRFEMIAREYLSVTRNCFFIGRSIDYYVCLEGALKLKEISYIQAEGFAGGELKHGTIALIEEGTPVIALATQEDVNLSIRGNVKEVAARGAHTCIISMQGLEQEGDAYVLPEINPMLTPLISVVPLQLISYYASLHRGCDVDKPRNLAKSVTVE; encoded by the coding sequence ATGTGTGGAATTGTAGGATATATTGGACATCAAGATGCAAAAGACATTTTACTAAAAGGCTTGGAAAAGCTTGAATATAGAGGATATGATTCAGCGGGTATCGCGGTCATGAATGAAAACGGCGTACATGTCTTCAAAGAAAAGGGACGTATAGCGGATCTTCGCGAGGTTGTTGACAGCAATGTAAGTACAACAAAAGGAATTGGTCATACACGCTGGGCAACTCATGGCGAGCCTAGCTGCAGGAATGCCCACCCTCACCAAAGTGCCAACAAGCGTTTCACTATTGTGCATAACGGTGTAATCGAGAACTATGAGCAATTAAAGAAAGAATACCTGGAAGGCGTTGAACTTTTGAGCGACACGGATACGGAAATCATCGTGCAGCTTATTAGTAAGTTCGTCGAAGAAGGATTATCTGTAGAAGCGGCTTTCTCTAAGACGCTTACTTTATTGCATGGTTCTTATGCGATTGGCTTATTGGATGAACAAGATGCAGATACAATTTATGTTGCGAAGAATAAGAGTCCGCTTTTAGTAGGTGTAGGACTTGGATTCAATGTTATTGCAAGTGATGCAATGGCGATGCTTCAAGTAACAGATCAATTCGTTGAGTTAATGGATAAAGAAATGGTTATCGTCACAAAGGATGACATCACCATTAAAGAACTTGACGGAAAAGTTGTTGAGCGTGAGCCATATACTGCAGAGCTGGATGCTAGTGACATTGAAAAAGGTACGTACCCTCACTATATGCTTAAAGAGATTGATGAGCAGCCGTTGGTAATGCGCAAGATTATCCAGAACTATCAGGATGAGTCTGGCGATTTGACAATCGACCCGGCAATCATCAATGCCATCAATGAGGCAGATCGTCTCTATATCATTGCTTGCGGAACGAGCTATCATGCTGGTTTAGTTGGTAAGCAAATGTTTGAGAAAATGGCAAAGGTTCCAGTAGAAGTGCATGTAGCATCTGAATTCAGCTACAATATGCCTCTTCTCTCTGAAAAGCCATTGTTCATCTTCATCTCTCAAAGCGGTGAGACGGCAGACAGCCGTGCCGTATTGGTCCAAACGAAAGAGATGGGCTACAAAGCGCTTACTATCACGAATGTACCAGGCTCAACATTATCACGTGAAGCGGATTACACTTTGCTCCTTCATGCAGGTCCTGAAATTGCCGTTGCCTCAACAAAAGCTTATACAGCACAAATGGCTGTATTAACCATTCTTGCTTCTGTTGTCGGAAAAGCAAAAGGACAATTGGGAGACTTCCAGGTCGTGAAAGAACTCGGCATTGTTGCTAATGCAATGGAAGCTCTGTGTGATGATAAAGACCGCTTTGAAATGATCGCGCGTGAATATCTATCCGTAACACGCAACTGCTTCTTTATCGGTCGTTCAATCGACTACTATGTATGTCTAGAAGGAGCACTCAAGCTAAAAGAAATTTCTTACATTCAGGCAGAAGGATTTGCTGGCGGAGAATTGAAACACGGTACGATTGCCCTTATTGAAGAAGGCACGCCGGTAATCGCACTTGCAACACAAGAAGACGTTAACCTAAGCATCCGCGGCAACGTAAAAGAAGTTGCGGCACGTGGTGCACACACTTGCATCATCTCTATGCAGGGACTTGAGCAAGAGGGAGACGCTTATGTATTGCCTGAAATCAATCCAATGTTAACACCTCTTATCTCTGTAGTACCATTACAGTTAATTTCTTATTATGCTTCCCTTCACCGCGGCTGTGACGTAGATAAACCACGTAACTTGGCTAAATCGGTGACAGTGGAATAA
- the glmM gene encoding phosphoglucosamine mutase: MGKYFGTDGVRGVANSELTPELAFRLGRFGGYVLTKHTDERPKVLIGRDTRISGYMLESALVAGLLSIGAEVMRLGIISTPGVAYLTKALGAQAGVMISASHNPVADNGIKFFGSDGFKLSDEQEGEIEELLDMEADELPRPIGGDLGTINDFFEGGQKYIQYLKQTADEDFTGIHVALDCAHGATSSLATHLFADLDADTSTMGASPNGLNINEGVGSTHPEQLAQFVLEKGADIGLAFDGDGDRLIAVDEKGQIVDGDQIMYICAKYMKEHNRLKQGTVVSTVMSNMGFYKQLEANEIKSAQTAVGDRYVVEEMKKGGYNLGGEQSGHIIFLDYNTTGDGLLTGVQLINIMKLTKKPLSELAAEMTVYPQKLVNIRVTDKHHVTDNEKVKAIIEQVEGEMNGNGRILVRPSGTEPLVRVMAEAPTQEQCDAYVDRIADVVRAEMGLEN; this comes from the coding sequence ATGGGTAAATATTTCGGTACAGATGGTGTGAGGGGTGTAGCGAATAGCGAACTGACACCTGAGCTTGCTTTTAGGCTAGGCCGATTTGGAGGATATGTATTAACCAAGCATACAGATGAGCGTCCTAAGGTGTTAATTGGACGTGATACCAGGATTTCCGGCTATATGCTGGAGAGTGCACTGGTAGCAGGTCTTCTCTCTATAGGAGCAGAGGTTATGCGTTTAGGCATCATCTCAACCCCAGGCGTAGCTTATTTAACAAAAGCTCTAGGTGCACAGGCCGGAGTCATGATTTCTGCCTCACATAATCCTGTAGCGGATAATGGTATCAAATTCTTCGGCTCTGATGGATTCAAGCTGTCTGATGAACAAGAGGGAGAAATCGAAGAGTTACTTGATATGGAAGCGGACGAACTTCCACGCCCAATCGGTGGTGACCTTGGTACAATCAATGACTTCTTTGAGGGTGGACAGAAGTATATTCAATACTTGAAGCAAACAGCTGATGAAGACTTTACAGGTATTCATGTGGCTCTTGATTGTGCACATGGTGCCACATCCTCTCTTGCGACGCATTTATTTGCTGACTTGGATGCAGATACCTCTACGATGGGGGCATCTCCGAACGGATTGAATATCAATGAGGGAGTTGGATCTACTCATCCTGAACAGCTGGCTCAATTCGTCCTTGAAAAGGGAGCAGATATTGGTCTTGCTTTTGATGGCGACGGCGACCGCTTGATTGCTGTTGATGAAAAAGGCCAAATCGTTGACGGTGATCAAATCATGTATATTTGTGCGAAATACATGAAGGAGCATAACCGCTTGAAGCAAGGCACAGTCGTGTCAACAGTCATGAGCAATATGGGCTTCTACAAGCAGCTTGAGGCTAATGAAATTAAGAGTGCTCAAACAGCTGTCGGTGACCGCTATGTAGTGGAGGAAATGAAAAAAGGCGGCTACAATCTCGGTGGAGAACAGTCCGGTCATATCATTTTCCTTGATTACAACACAACAGGAGACGGATTATTAACAGGTGTGCAGTTAATTAATATTATGAAGCTGACGAAGAAGCCATTGTCTGAGCTGGCTGCTGAGATGACCGTCTATCCGCAAAAGCTTGTGAATATCCGGGTTACAGATAAGCACCATGTAACAGATAATGAAAAGGTGAAGGCAATCATTGAGCAAGTCGAAGGGGAAATGAACGGAAACGGCCGTATCCTCGTTCGTCCTTCTGGAACAGAGCCGCTTGTTCGAGTCATGGCTGAAGCACCGACACAGGAGCAATGTGATGCGTATGTCGACCGTATCGCAGATGTCGTTCGAGCAGAAATGGGATTGGAAAATTAG
- a CDS encoding CdaR family protein, translating into MDKITSSGWFMKVGAFVIAFLLFISVNSTPGNITSTQSKEGSTLINDVPVEIYYDTDNLIVSGAPDTVGITLEGPESIVMATRNKMDFEIYIDLSNAEIGSQRAPIEVKGLSDKLNYQLTQAYVDVDVEEKVTEEYKVEAEFDKSVLGEGYQAGSPVIDPAKVQITGAKSLVNQIAIVRAAVNTDGNVTKDINTEAAVQAYDANMNKLDVIIKPASVNITINISSPSKEVNLKAVQKGTEPKGVTIEDVKLDTDKVTIYGDVSVLDKVKEIEVPVDISSIKEDTTLELPVSLPDGVVGSSTDTVKVTIDVKEDESEDKAEKEEEAASTEIKEATETLAGIPIGILGLDENLYEANFIKPEGGAVSIEVTGDESVLKTLKTSDITVSVDVTGLEAGEHQVTMNVTAPDEVHWELPNDSKTVNIELLEKNSEG; encoded by the coding sequence ATGGATAAAATCACATCGAGCGGATGGTTTATGAAGGTCGGCGCGTTTGTGATAGCGTTCCTGCTATTTATATCTGTCAACAGTACTCCTGGAAATATTACAAGCACACAATCAAAGGAAGGGTCCACACTTATTAATGATGTACCTGTTGAAATATACTATGACACAGACAATTTGATTGTCAGCGGTGCTCCAGATACAGTGGGGATTACTCTTGAAGGTCCTGAAAGTATTGTAATGGCTACACGCAATAAGATGGACTTTGAGATCTATATAGATTTATCCAATGCAGAAATTGGCTCTCAAAGAGCGCCTATCGAAGTGAAGGGCTTGTCTGATAAGCTGAATTATCAGCTAACCCAAGCTTATGTGGATGTAGATGTCGAGGAGAAGGTGACAGAGGAATATAAAGTCGAGGCGGAGTTTGATAAGAGTGTTCTAGGTGAGGGCTATCAAGCCGGTTCACCGGTCATTGACCCTGCAAAGGTGCAAATCACGGGTGCGAAGAGCTTGGTTAATCAAATTGCCATAGTCAGAGCTGCAGTGAACACAGATGGCAATGTGACAAAGGATATTAATACTGAGGCGGCTGTTCAAGCATATGATGCCAATATGAATAAGCTGGATGTCATCATCAAGCCGGCTTCGGTCAATATTACAATCAATATTAGCAGCCCATCGAAGGAGGTTAACTTGAAGGCGGTTCAAAAAGGGACAGAGCCTAAGGGAGTCACCATCGAGGATGTAAAGCTGGATACCGATAAGGTCACCATTTATGGAGATGTATCTGTTCTGGATAAAGTGAAAGAAATTGAAGTACCGGTGGATATCAGCAGCATTAAAGAGGATACCACGCTAGAGCTGCCGGTCAGCCTCCCAGACGGGGTAGTTGGCTCATCAACTGATACGGTGAAGGTCACTATTGATGTTAAGGAAGACGAAAGTGAGGACAAAGCTGAAAAGGAAGAAGAGGCAGCTTCGACAGAGATAAAAGAAGCTACCGAGACACTCGCTGGCATTCCAATTGGCATCCTAGGGCTGGATGAGAATTTATATGAGGCCAATTTCATTAAGCCAGAGGGCGGGGCTGTATCAATAGAAGTAACAGGGGATGAATCAGTCCTCAAAACATTAAAGACGAGTGATATTACAGTCTCAGTGGATGTTACAGGTCTTGAGGCAGGGGAGCACCAGGTTACAATGAATGTGACAGCACCTGATGAGGTTCATTGGGAGCTTCCCAACGACAGCAAGACCGTAAACATAGAGTTATTAGAAAAGAATTCAGAAGGATAA
- the cdaA gene encoding diadenylate cyclase CdaA, protein MPFLENFSLLDYIISIADIFLVWLVFYKLLQIIQGTKAVQLLRGIILIIGVRFASEIIGLNTLSYLMEQTMTWGVLAIIIIFQPELRRALEQLGRGKWFRSTSIEDNEHEQMIEAIVKSTSYMAKRRIGALMSIERETGLNDYIETGISLESKVTSELLINIFIPNTPLHDGAVILKNNQVAAAACYLPLSESPFVSKELGTRHRAALGISEVTDSITIVVSEETGSVSLTKNGELYRNLSLDELQNMLENELTISNKTTSSNLWNWRSKRNG, encoded by the coding sequence ATGCCGTTTCTAGAGAATTTTTCTTTATTAGATTATATAATCAGTATCGCAGATATATTTCTGGTCTGGCTGGTATTTTATAAATTATTGCAAATTATACAAGGAACAAAGGCTGTACAGCTATTAAGAGGGATCATCTTAATCATCGGCGTACGGTTTGCAAGTGAGATTATTGGGCTTAATACGCTGAGTTACCTTATGGAGCAAACGATGACATGGGGGGTACTCGCCATTATCATCATCTTCCAGCCTGAGCTTAGGAGAGCCCTTGAGCAGCTGGGAAGGGGCAAATGGTTCCGCTCCACGAGTATTGAAGATAATGAACATGAGCAAATGATTGAGGCCATTGTGAAGTCTACAAGCTATATGGCGAAAAGGCGGATTGGTGCTTTGATGTCCATTGAACGAGAAACAGGCCTGAATGACTATATTGAGACAGGAATTTCACTTGAATCAAAGGTGACCTCTGAATTGCTCATTAATATCTTTATTCCGAATACGCCGCTTCATGATGGTGCAGTGATTCTGAAAAATAATCAAGTTGCCGCGGCAGCATGTTATCTGCCTTTATCTGAGAGTCCATTTGTTTCAAAGGAGCTTGGAACACGACATAGGGCAGCACTTGGCATTAGTGAAGTAACAGACAGCATTACCATTGTTGTCTCAGAGGAGACAGGCAGTGTGTCTCTCACGAAGAATGGAGAGCTCTATCGGAATCTTTCTCTGGATGAGCTTCAAAACATGCTGGAAAATGAATTGACGATCAGCAATAAAACGACTTCTTCAAATCTTTGGAATTGGAGGTCGAAGAGAAATGGATAA
- a CDS encoding zf-HC2 domain-containing protein codes for MRQCPDDIEEYIHDYLDGEIDKEKANILLAHIADCDECMLTFQELNRTIALLQGSHIEAPAGFTNKVMDCLPKQSRKINMKRWLQRNPVLIAASMFLMLMGGTMFSYWGEEQQFSFSKDPDIVVMGQTVIVPEGKTIEGDMVVKNGNIKVEGTVQGDLTVINGEKYLAGAGEVTGDIEEIDQLFEWVWYNIKETVKNIVE; via the coding sequence ATGAGACAATGTCCGGATGATATCGAGGAATATATCCATGATTATCTTGATGGAGAGATTGATAAGGAAAAAGCAAATATACTCCTGGCTCACATCGCGGACTGTGATGAGTGCATGCTGACATTTCAGGAGCTGAACAGAACGATTGCCTTGCTGCAAGGTTCTCATATAGAAGCACCAGCTGGCTTCACAAACAAGGTTATGGATTGCTTGCCAAAGCAATCTCGCAAGATAAATATGAAAAGATGGCTTCAGCGAAATCCTGTCTTGATTGCTGCCTCCATGTTCCTCATGCTGATGGGTGGAACGATGTTCTCCTATTGGGGAGAAGAACAGCAGTTTTCCTTCTCGAAGGATCCAGATATCGTCGTAATGGGTCAGACCGTTATTGTTCCAGAGGGCAAGACGATTGAAGGAGATATGGTCGTCAAAAATGGCAATATTAAGGTTGAAGGAACCGTCCAAGGTGATCTAACCGTTATTAACGGGGAGAAGTATCTTGCCGGAGCTGGAGAGGTAACAGGAGATATAGAAGAGATTGATCAATTATTTGAATGGGTTTGGTATAACATTAAAGAAACCGTGAAAAATATAGTTGAATAA